A genome region from Myripristis murdjan chromosome 16, fMyrMur1.1, whole genome shotgun sequence includes the following:
- the m6pr gene encoding cation-dependent mannose-6-phosphate receptor: MKVSNRPTRVAFLVWTLAVKLVLCGIGVSASNNTKNCRLYSESKSERKVLSRLEPLTNKNITAETKNGKESYTYVFQLCGDAGGVQGAGLIQVDSKSETPKPTIIGSYNATQAIGGSDWIMLIYRNGDKYDGHCSKENRKAIVMISCNRKTEMGPLEVILEDRDRKEDCFYLFELDSSVVCPVLQSHLSIGSIILIIGFCLLAVYLIGGFLYQRLVVGAKGMEQFPNYAFWVEVGNLTADGCDFVCRSRNRDEPPRYRGVSTEPLEDEPEERDDHLLPM; encoded by the exons ATGAAG GTGTCAAACAGACCCACCAGAGTGGCCTTCCTGGTGTGGACCCTGGCTGTCAAGCTGGTCCTGTGTGGGATAGGAGTGTCCGCCAGCAACAACACCAAGAACTGTCGACTGTATTCTGAGTCTAAGTCAGAGCGGAAAGTCCTCAGTAGGCTGGAGCCACTCACCAATAAGAA CATCACAGCCGAGACTAAGAATGGGAAAGAGAGCTACACATATGTGTTCCAGTTATGTGGGGATGCCGGGGGCGTCCAAGGAGCGGGACTCATTCAGGTTGACAGCAAGTCAGAGACACCGAAGCCAACAATAATTGGCTCATATAATGCAACACAGGCCATAGGAGGAA GTGACTGGATAATGTTGATCTACAGAAATGGTGATAAATACGATGGCCATTGTTCCAAGGAAAATAGAAAAGCCATTGTGATGATCTCCtgcaacaggaagacagagatg GGCCCACTGGAGGTGATTCTGGAGGACCGAGACCGAAAGGAGGACTGTTTCTACCTGTTCGAGCTGGACTCCAGTGTAGTGTGCCCAGTTCTTCAATCCCACCTCAGCATTGGCTCCATCATACTCATAAT TGGGTTTTGTCTCCTGGCTGTTTACCTTATCGGAGGATTCCTCTACCAACGGTTAGTTGTTGGAGCAAAAGGGATGGAGCAGTTCCCAAATTATGCCTTCTGGGTGGAAGTTGGCAATCTAACAGCG GATGGATGTGACTTTGTGTGCCGGTCACGAAATCGAGATGAACCACCAAGATACAGGGGAGTTTCCACAGAACCCTTGGAGGATGAACCAGAAGAGAGGGATGACCACTTACTACCAATGTGA